The Amphiura filiformis chromosome 1, Afil_fr2py, whole genome shotgun sequence nucleotide sequence ACTATgaggtttatttatttaaaaatacttaTCACAGGTACAAAAGTTATATATCATAAAGGGTAATCATTTCTCATAGAATATGAAATGAAAAGCGTATGAATGACATTTTCGAAATTTTTGCGGgtaatgcaacttttaaaacatggTCAAACATTCGCCATGTTTGTCAGGGaaacttagaagttgtgttactTCTAGTTATGTGATCATGTAATCAatagtaatattataatattttgccaataccatgaatacacgCATACGCAATGCAACTACTAGGGTGTTTCAATGTATGTACAATTATTGAATCATTCAAGTTATTTGATCCGTACATTCCCCACATTTGGTTCAATCCCCTGgatactactggtcatctaacagcatttctgattggttgataacttgaaattctaatttcaattgccaattatgactaggctttaaaccatTTAGGCcctatggtcaaacttgcatttgcagatgatcttattaataccttccttgattggttcaaaattggaaacaatattcattttgttgaAACAAATCTTGAAacaaatattcattttggccaatcggcaggtagttctcatgggactcattaatcattttcaaataaaacaaacgaagccAAGCAAAAGCAAAACACATACCTATccaagcttctaatttcggtatATATTCATTCCATACTCTACATCTGGCTCTGTTTGGGTCTGGAATACTTCTCATATCTGGGGCCAATTCTTGATACATCTTTTCATCAGGTGTATATTGTGGCCAATCTAAGTCATTGTCTTCACCGCTATTTTCCTCTCCTTCTGATGCAATGTTAGGATTTCTGAACGTATTTAATAAACAGAAAAAATCAAATTATCTAATTATCGTAATCTCCCTTGTCTAAATAATTTTCGAACCGGTTTTGATAGATCTTCAAAACCTTTGTAAGCAGCACAAGTTATATGCTTACaaatagcaaacaaaaaacaattactGGACACAGGCAGTTGACGATAATTTTGTAGTCGGAACATGTTTTGTCCAGATTCTGACAAACACGACAACATTCTTTGTTCCATGATCATTTTTAATTTAACAAAGACTTTTTACCAAATCCACACGAACGGTGTGTGTTATATTAAAGCACGTGAGAATGACTAGCATTATTGGCCAGTCAACATTTTACTTCTCTTCTGGTTAGTCGTAAAACCATTATAACGAATGACACATACgtgacattatttttatggatTCAGAAATTGTATTCAGTTAAAATTCTTTCAGGTAGATAATGGTAACAGTCCAGATAATAAAGATAGAAATCTTACCcagtttttgcaaaatttgaccaGTACTGAATCATTTTCATCGTCATGTCTACTTCAACATCCGTTAGTTTTGTGCTATTCGGTAGAAAATGATACCCAAAGAACATAAGGTCGTCTGCATGACATGCTCCGCTCCATGGTGTGTTGATAAGAGAATAAGAAGGGTGGTGGTTGAAATAATATGCATAAACGGATCCAACATTATTAGCTTCATATGCACCACGTAAGTATACATCATTTGAACAGGAAAAAAAATAATCACCCATCAATTTGCTAAAAGCGTCAGCGTAATTTGCGTTGGGATTTGATACTATTGAATCATCAAAATAAACGAGTTCTAAAACATCACGTTGGAGAGGTTGGAGAAACGGAGTTATCTTAGAAAGACTGATCATTTGCTCGAATTCGGATGCATTAACGTGTGGTTTCTCTGTTGCGTTTTGGTAAAAGAACACCAGCTGCATGGTGCCTTCATCTGCATTGTAACCCGACATGATATCGGCTCTGTTGAACGATCTTTTTTCTATGAGAGACGATGGATCTTCTGGAAGAAAGTTGGCATGGATGACAGGACCAAAGGCTATTAACGCAGCGTCTTCCATCCCTTCTGGTCCATAAAGAAACTGTAAAATTATAACATCGTGAGTAAGATGTaggttgttaagggggtactacacccctgtggtaaatttatgactatttttgcatttttctcaaaaattaataacatactggtaacaaaagttatgtatattattggggcaaggaatccaatttctacactgaaatttcagtgaatcaagacaagcggttcagtaaatatgataggaaatgaggtacatcctagcggtacctcattttctatcacaagtatcgaactgcttgtcttgggtcactgaaattccagcgtagtaattggattccttgcccctataatatacataacttttgttaccagggtgttattagtttttgagaaaaatgcaaaaatagtcacacatttattgaggggtgtagtacccccttaagtacatAATATTGAATTGAGAGGATTTGTTTCACGTACGTCGTAAGTGAATGTGAAACAAAACTGCCATAAGTTTGCCCAATTATGATCGTAAGtctctttatttcaaacccaATTTGATGAGGGATCTTTGAAAGATGGGAAGCGTTTTTATTGAAGTGTATGCAAAATTATATTCATATGAGTGTTCTTATTCGGTATCAGAGTATAAGATATCTGTTTTCGACCTCATTGGCGTAATTTTACTCAGGTACTTACTGATCATACTAATACATGCAGTACTTACACTTATGGTCGCATTAATAATATCATCGACAGGTGCATTACGCAGGCACTGATCTACAAGTTGTTCTGTGGTCTCTTCATTGCACCCAACAAGCTTACCAAGTGTAAATGCTCGTTTGGCGTGATTAGCCGTATCTATGTTACGTGCCCAAGGAGCAATAGCAACGCCACTCTGAAGAAAGAAAATTAAGATAAATATTGAGTActaagtaaaacaaaaacaaaaaactttggTGCAGACCCAGATTATTCATCTAGTATATTACGCAATTTAGTACAAATTTAATTCAAACATTAGAACTTCTTTTGCTGTTGTAGTTGTTGACATGATATTGTATATTTGGAAGTCAGGTCGATTGGTCACGTGAGAGAATGCTAAGTCcacaaaataatgattttaatAGTTACACGGTCGTAAGCACCAAGACGTAAGGAACCGCAGCCTCTCAGATACATTGATTTGATCGACTTAAACATTTTTCACCTTAGCAACCaaatatataaactttttttttgttgaaaatacaatcttcatttttggtcaaagcattagggttgtgcaataattttgtATATCTCCATGGTGGTTGAAATTTTGGCTGAAAAAAATAGCAGGCTAAATATCTGGGGAAGGGGAGCATTTTCGTCAGGTCGTAAAGAGTGGGAAAGCGATTTTGGCATAGTAGCTTGGGCACCATTTCGAACGTTCAAATATGAAATATTTCTTGCTCGGTGGGCTCATTTTTTGCACGGCCAAAGAGGGgtgggggaaagcgatttttggcataccATTTTGAGAATTAATCCTCGCGAGAGATATACATATAACTATTGCACATCACACCTTAGGCATGGAAATGTTTCAAGTGTGCCACAATATTCCTGTTAGGTTGATCCGGGAGGTTGATAAAGGTACATTTCAGGTACAAGGACAAGAGAATAACCCACCTGCATTATAGCACGGGAAAACAATCCTGCACTGAGTGGTGACAACGTATGCAAACTAACACTTCCGCCACCAGCACTCTCACCGAAGATGGTAACTTGGTCTGGATTACCTCCAAAAGCTGTGAATATTGTTTAATTGCCAAGGTAAATGTCAAGATAAATACAGGCTTAATACAATTGGTCAGGAACGAGTCGGGACATATTTTAGAAATAAATATAACATCGTTTGAACTCATATTGcattactttattataaaattttaaaagtaCACCAACTTAACATTAgttacattaaaaacaaaattaacaagCTCGTATTCTAACATGTATACGTAAAAATATCAGGCGAATCCTACATGATTTGTCGTATACAAACAAACAGATGCAACATTAAGTTTCAGCTTTGGCCACTCCTGGTTTAAAATTTCTTTTCCCATGGTGTAGCGATGACCAAAACATAAACTTTGAATATAATCATTTTCTCTTTAGCTTTAGCTGCTTTATCAAACTTTACACAAAGGAaatgttcacaaaatgacccATAATATGCCTTATATGAACTTTGACTCCAAGCTGTGGTACaacttatattaagcttgggccagcggttcttcTGACCAAGTTTGATGGCCTTATAGCATGTAATTTAAACGAGCGgcagcatttttaagattttcacaaaatgacctatAATAACccttacgtgacctttgacccctatttgTGTAGAAGTTATATCAAGCTTGGATCAGTGCTTCCCATGGCCAAGATTGGTCAACATTGGTGCAAGCGTATGACCCTGGTAGCAATTTTcggttctactaaagaagaaagaagatgagGAAGAAGATTTTGGAGCTTCACAGAATATCAGGCGGATAATACGCCTGATATAGCAAAGGTAAACAATATACAGTTCCAGTTTTATATTAATCTGTGAAAGCTGGGGTGAAAGATGACAAAACCGCGGAGAAAATACGCGGTGTTTGATGTTTTCACATTGCGAGCACATTGgtaacgcacgtgttgtttgtttacatcttacCGGTCCAGAGTCTTGGCCACcgcactacctgagttcacagttggtACTCAGGCAATCTCAACTAATTATGAAATTTAAGGGAAGAATAACAAGTTTTGACTCAATAATCTGTGGTACTTGCCTGCAATATTCTTTTGTACCCATTTCATGGCTTCCACCTGATCAAGCATCCCCATATTACCCGGCACAACTTCGTCTCCTGCAAATTAAGATAAAAATGGTTAATTAACGTGCCTCACTGATATTAGAACTGTTTCCGCCCGAACTGACTCAAGTGCGTTTTGTGTCCGCCGACGAACAATGTATCTAAGAGCTTACACAGAGGGATTCCAGTACTGCCACATATCTGTGCTGCATACGAGTAATGAAATGAGAAATATGTGCAATAAAATCAGCAAAATGTACCCGGCACTCTTCGGTTTTAAGCACATGTATATCAGTGACTTAAAACAAGTGCGAAATGTTGTTATGCTTATCCTATAAGCATAACAAGGCGGATTTTGCATAACGCTCTGTATGGAACACTACGAAATTAGCAATCTCCCTTTGTAACTGCACATGATGATACACATACCTGTAGAAAGGAATCCGAAAGCATTCAATCTGTAGTTAATAGTAACAACAATGACGTCACCAAGGGCTGCTAAAGTGTGCCCATCCATTTCCTCCGTAAAGCTTCCGGCTCCCATAGCATAACCTCCGCCGTGTATAAAAAACATCACTGCTGCATTGGAAGGCTTTTGtagaaataatataaaacaaataagcaCAATAAAAGGTATGAacttttaaacctttttttttta carries:
- the LOC140160392 gene encoding cholinesterase-like translates to MVLNIQKGAIQLLMLVCSVFASDPTVTVEQGQITGTRYQFQANGVNHEVDAYLGIPYAEAPVGPLRFKPPVPKEWQEELKAQEYGKLCPQMVFAAFFALKAEDMDEDCLVLNVFVPQSKPSNAAVMFFIHGGGYAMGAGSFTEEMDGHTLAALGDVIVVTINYRLNAFGFLSTGDEVVPGNMGMLDQVEAMKWVQKNIAAFGGNPDQVTIFGESAGGGSVSLHTLSPLSAGLFSRAIMQSGVAIAPWARNIDTANHAKRAFTLGKLVGCNEETTEQLVDQCLRNAPVDDIINATISFLYGPEGMEDAALIAFGPVIHANFLPEDPSSLIEKRSFNRADIMSGYNADEGTMQLVFFYQNATEKPHVNASEFEQMISLSKITPFLQPLQRDVLELVYFDDSIVSNPNANYADAFSKLMGDYFFSCSNDVYLRGAYEANNVGSVYAYYFNHHPSYSLINTPWSGACHADDLMFFGYHFLPNSTKLTDVEVDMTMKMIQYWSNFAKTGNPNIASEGEENSGEDNDLDWPQYTPDEKMYQELAPDMRSIPDPNRARCRVWNEYIPKLEAWIANLDECDQDTTCSKWSEDGQESTCNKGAETP